ATCGACGCCTTCGGCCGCGCGCGCGGGCCGAGCGACGCGACGATTCCCGATGCGAGCTCTTTCCGCGAGATCGAGCAGGAGGCGGTGCAGATCGCCGCCGATGTGCGCAAGCTCGGCGGCGCCGAAGGCCGCATGTGGAACAAAGTGTGGGGCGCGGCGCTGCGCAAGCCGGAGACGGTGAAGATCGTGGCGCGCATCATGTTCCAATACGCCCAGGCGCGGCACATGTTCGACAGGGGCAATTATTGGGAGCCGCAGCTCGCCTTCGCGCCGCCGCGGCGGGAGGTTCTCGCGACGGCGGCCGTCGCCTGAGACGAAATCCGGCGCGAGGCGCGCGCCCGCCGCGTCAATGCAGCGAGGGCCGCGCGCCTTGGCCGGACATCGCCCGCGTCGTCGGCCGCATGGGTATGCGCAGCATGGCGACCGTGCCGATCCCGACATGCGAGCGAATGCGCAGCGCGCCGCCATGCAGCGCCATCAGCGAGCGCGCTATGGCGAGGCCGAGCCCCGAGCCTTTCATGCCATTCTCTATGACCGCGATCGGCTGCTCGAAGGGACGGCCGAGCTTGGGGATCGCCGCCTTCTCTATGCCGCAGCCGTCGTCCTCGACGAATATGGCGATGGAGCGCGCGAGCCGACGCGCGCGCACGCGCACGGCGCCGCCGGCCGTGGTGAATTTCAGACTGTTGGAGACGAGCACGCCGATCGATTTCACGATCGCGTCGTGATCGCCATAGCAGCGCAGCCCGTCGCGCGCGTCGACGCTGATCTCGACGCGCTTGGTCTCGGCGCTGTGGCGGTATCGCTCCACCGTCGCGCGCACCGCGCCGGAGACATCGACCTCGCGCTGATCGAGCCGCACGCGGCCGGCTTCGAGGCGCGACATGTCGAGAATATCGGTCAGCACATCGAGCAGATAGCGGCCGCCCTGGTGAATATGGTTGCAATATTCGACATATTTCGTCGAGCCGAGCTGGCCGAACACCTGCGCCTGCATCATCTCGGAAAAGCCGATGATGGCGTTGAGCGGCGTGCGCAGCTCGTGACTCATATTGGCGAGGAATTCGGATTTGGCGTGATAGGCGGCCTCGGCCTCGCCCTTCTGCAGATGATATTGCTCGGCGAGCGTGGCGAGCTGCTGCGCCTGCGCCTCCAGCGTCTGACGGGACTTCAACAGATCGGCGACGCTCGCCGTCAGCCGGCGCTCGGAGTCGATGAGCTTCTCCTGATTGCGCTTCAGCGCAGTGATGTCGGCGCCGACGGAGACATAGCCGCCATCCTTGGTGCGGCGCTCGCTGATCTGCAGCCAGCGGCCGTCGGCGAGCTGCGCCTCATAGGTGCGCTCGCTCGAGGAGGACGCCCGGTCCGAGACGATCTGCGTCTCCGCGAGCGCGGCGCTGGCGCCCGCCATGATGCGCGCATAGCTCGCGCCGGGCGCCGCGGCCTCGGCGGCGAGACCGTGCAGAGCGAGGAATTTCGAATTGCAGGCGACGAGCCGATTATGCGCGTCCCACAGCACGAAGGCCTCGGAGATCGTCTCGATCGCGTCGCGCAGCCGCATGTCGGCGGTGGCCGCGCCTTCCGCCAATGCGCGCTGCTCGGAAATATCGACAGCGACGCCGACGAGGCGCTTGCCGCCTTCCGAATCGTCGATCAATTCGGCGCAGGCGCGCAGCCAAACCCATTCGCCGCGCGCATTGCGGATGCGGAACTCGTGATCCATGCCGCTCGAGCCAGAGGCGACGATCGTCTCGACGATGGCGGCGAGATCGCCATCCTGCGGATGCAGCCGGACCTTCAATTCGCCGAAGGACAGCGACCGCGGCTCGGGATCGAGGCCGAGCAGGCCGAACATCGAATCCGACCAATGAATGCGGCCCCGCGCAATATCCCAATCCCACAAGCCGCAGCGGCCGGAGCCGAGCGCCGCGTCGACGCGCCGGCGCATGTCGCTCTGCGCGCGCTCGGCGAGCGCCGCGCGCCGCGCCTCGCGCCGAAAGGCCCAAAGCCCGAGCGCCGTCGCCAAAGTCGCCGCCGCCGACAGCGCCGCATAGCGCGCGACGAAGGCGCGCCAGTCGGCGAGCGCTGCGTCATAGGGGAGGATCGCAGCCACCTGCCCCGCCCCCGGCGCGAGATTGCGCACTGTGGCGAGCGCCTTGCGCCCGTCCGCCAGAGTGACGCGCATGACCCCCGCCTTGTCGGCGAATTCGGTCAATAGCGGCTCGGCGCCCAGCAGGCCGACGAGCGCGCCGGAGGCGTCGAGCGGCGGCGTCGCCGCGATGATGCGGCCCGTCCCGTCGGCGACGGCGACGCGGCGTCCGCGCGAGGCGGCGTAGCCCGGCAGCGCCGCCGCGCCGATGCGCAGCGTCGCGTCGACGTCGCGGGAAATGGCGCGGGAGAAAATCTCGAGATCCTGCGCGGCCTCGGTCAATGTCCGCTCATGGGCCGCCTCGGCCAGAGCAAAGAGCAGCGCGCCGAGCGCGGCGGCGCAGAGGCCGAGCGCCACGGTCACATGCCGGGCGCTCAGCTGTTCCGCGATCGCCCGGCCGATGCTCACGGAGCCCGCAGCGCTCCATGACGACTCCGCGCAGGTCGAATCCGCGCAGGTCGAATCGGCGCAAGTCGTCGTATCGGCCGCGCGCCCACGCGCCATTTTCGTTCGTCCCCGCAAGTTGTCGAAGAGGGGGAAAAACGCGCCGCATCCCGCCCCGAATCAGCCCCATTC
This genomic window from Methylosinus sp. H3A contains:
- a CDS encoding PAS domain-containing sensor histidine kinase; the encoded protein is MARGRAADTTTCADSTCADSTCAESSWSAAGSVSIGRAIAEQLSARHVTVALGLCAAALGALLFALAEAAHERTLTEAAQDLEIFSRAISRDVDATLRIGAAALPGYAASRGRRVAVADGTGRIIAATPPLDASGALVGLLGAEPLLTEFADKAGVMRVTLADGRKALATVRNLAPGAGQVAAILPYDAALADWRAFVARYAALSAAATLATALGLWAFRREARRAALAERAQSDMRRRVDAALGSGRCGLWDWDIARGRIHWSDSMFGLLGLDPEPRSLSFGELKVRLHPQDGDLAAIVETIVASGSSGMDHEFRIRNARGEWVWLRACAELIDDSEGGKRLVGVAVDISEQRALAEGAATADMRLRDAIETISEAFVLWDAHNRLVACNSKFLALHGLAAEAAAPGASYARIMAGASAALAETQIVSDRASSSSERTYEAQLADGRWLQISERRTKDGGYVSVGADITALKRNQEKLIDSERRLTASVADLLKSRQTLEAQAQQLATLAEQYHLQKGEAEAAYHAKSEFLANMSHELRTPLNAIIGFSEMMQAQVFGQLGSTKYVEYCNHIHQGGRYLLDVLTDILDMSRLEAGRVRLDQREVDVSGAVRATVERYRHSAETKRVEISVDARDGLRCYGDHDAIVKSIGVLVSNSLKFTTAGGAVRVRARRLARSIAIFVEDDGCGIEKAAIPKLGRPFEQPIAVIENGMKGSGLGLAIARSLMALHGGALRIRSHVGIGTVAMLRIPMRPTTRAMSGQGARPSLH